The Astatotilapia calliptera chromosome 17, fAstCal1.2, whole genome shotgun sequence genome has a segment encoding these proteins:
- the LOC113008580 gene encoding CD9 antigen-like isoform X2: protein MKRQQCIKYLVFIFNFLFWLAGTGVLAVGLWLRFDSRTAGLFEGEESPSVFFTGVYILIAAGALMMVVGFLGCCGAIKESPCMLGLFFFFLLLIFAAEVAAGIWGLSNSDRVVEDITEFYKQTYANYKDTKQPALKETLRLIHFGLDCCGPTGTVIDAARDICPKQEGLEILVTKSCPAAIDEVFNNKLHIIGGVGIGIGVIMIFGMIFSMMLCCAIKRSRDYV from the exons CTGGCAGGAACCGGCGTGCTCGCTGTGGGACTCTGGCTGCGTTTTGACTCCAGGACGGCAGGACTGTTCGAAGGGGAGGAGTCGCCCTCTGTCTTCTTTACGG GCGTGTACATCCTGATCGCAGCAGGGGctctgatgatggtggtgggtTTCCTGGGATGCTGCGGAGCCATCAAAGAGTCTCCTTGCATGTTGGGACTG ttcttcttcttcctgcttcTCATCTTCGCTGCAGAAGTGGCTGCTGGGATCTGGGGTCTTTCCAACAGCGACCGG GTGGTGGAGGACATCACAGAGTTTTATAAACAGACTTACGCCAACTACAAGGACACCAAACAACCAGCGCTGAAGGAGACCCTCCGCCTCATCCACTTTGGA cTCGACTGCTGCGGTCCAACAGGAACGGTGATCGATGCTGCCAGAGATATCTGCCCCAAGCAGGAGGGGCTGGAGATCCTCGTCACCAAG AGCTGTCCCGCTGCTATTGACGAGGTGTTTAACAACAAGCTGCACATCATTGGTGGAGTTGGCATCGGCATTGGAGTCATTATG ATCTTCGGGATGATCTTCAGCATGATGCTCTGCTGTGCCATTAAAAGGTCTAGGGACTATGTGTAA
- the LOC113008580 gene encoding CD9 antigen-like isoform X1 → MTALTSWELCVKYALFIFNFVFWLAGTGVLAVGLWLRFDSRTAGLFEGEESPSVFFTGVYILIAAGALMMVVGFLGCCGAIKESPCMLGLFFFFLLLIFAAEVAAGIWGLSNSDRVVEDITEFYKQTYANYKDTKQPALKETLRLIHFGLDCCGPTGTVIDAARDICPKQEGLEILVTKSCPAAIDEVFNNKLHIIGGVGIGIGVIMIFGMIFSMMLCCAIKRSRDYV, encoded by the exons CTGGCAGGAACCGGCGTGCTCGCTGTGGGACTCTGGCTGCGTTTTGACTCCAGGACGGCAGGACTGTTCGAAGGGGAGGAGTCGCCCTCTGTCTTCTTTACGG GCGTGTACATCCTGATCGCAGCAGGGGctctgatgatggtggtgggtTTCCTGGGATGCTGCGGAGCCATCAAAGAGTCTCCTTGCATGTTGGGACTG ttcttcttcttcctgcttcTCATCTTCGCTGCAGAAGTGGCTGCTGGGATCTGGGGTCTTTCCAACAGCGACCGG GTGGTGGAGGACATCACAGAGTTTTATAAACAGACTTACGCCAACTACAAGGACACCAAACAACCAGCGCTGAAGGAGACCCTCCGCCTCATCCACTTTGGA cTCGACTGCTGCGGTCCAACAGGAACGGTGATCGATGCTGCCAGAGATATCTGCCCCAAGCAGGAGGGGCTGGAGATCCTCGTCACCAAG AGCTGTCCCGCTGCTATTGACGAGGTGTTTAACAACAAGCTGCACATCATTGGTGGAGTTGGCATCGGCATTGGAGTCATTATG ATCTTCGGGATGATCTTCAGCATGATGCTCTGCTGTGCCATTAAAAGGTCTAGGGACTATGTGTAA
- the cwf19l1 gene encoding CWF19-like protein 1 isoform X2 — MEEQPLRVLACGDVEGRLNALFNRVQAIQKKTGQFDLLLCVGEFFGTTPEAEAEWQLYKTGAKKAPIHTYILGAASQETVKNFPNADGCELAENITYLGRRGVFTGVSGLQIAYVSGQEARQEPAPAHCFTSKDLVALMTPLTSSSKFKGVDILLTSQWPRGVWHYANNPEVNTKLCGSNSIASLADKLKPRYHFAALEGAHYERLPYRNHIVLQENAQHVSRFIALAAVNNPAKKKYLYAFNIIPMKTMDPAELVKQPQDVTENPYRCPTKDKMDTQKTAFSATEEEEPANQYFFDLSKKQGGGFRGHGRKRHSDGDGRGRDQQHHQGQPKQPRRHPQPSGPCWFCLASPQVEKHLVISIGTHCYLALAKGGLTPRHVLILPIGHYQSVVDLSSEVVEEMEKYKSALRKFYKSKGERCVLFERNYRSQHLQLQVVPVPLNRCATEDIKEAFMVQAQEQQMEMMEIPEHTDLKQIAPPGTPYFYVELDSGEKLFYRIQKHFPLQFGREVLASEAVLNIPTRADWKECKQSKEEEEESCKQLRDDFQPYDFTWDE, encoded by the exons ATGGAGGAGCAGCCGCTCAGAGT TTTGGCGTGTGGGGACGTTGAAGGCCGTCTGAACGCTTTGTTCAACCGAGTCCAGGCCATCCAGAAGAAGACTGGGCAGTTTGAT TTGCTGCTGTGTGTTGGAGAGTTTTTTGGAACGACGCCGGAAGCTGAAGCCGAGTGGCAGCTGTACAAAACCGGAGCCAAGAAAG CTCCCATCCACACTTACATCCTCGGAGCAGCAAGCCAGGAAACGGTAAAGAATTTCCCAAACGCCGATGGCTGTGAGCTTGCTGAAAACATCACATATCTCG GCCGGCGTGGTGTGTTTACCGGCGTGTCGGGACTGCAGATCGCCTATGTCAGCGGTCAGGAAGCCCGGCAGGAACCAGCGCCGGCTCATTGCTTCACCTCCAAAGATCTGGTGGCCCTCATGACTCCTCTGACCAGCAGCTCGAAATTTAAAGGTGTTGACATCCTGCTGACATCGCAGTGGCCCCGAGGAGTGTGGCACTACGCAAACAACCCG GAAGTGAACACAAAACTTTGTGGAAGCAACTCGATAGCCAGCCTCGCAGACAAACTGAAACCACGATACCACTTTGCAGCACTAGAGGGCGCTCACTATGAAAGACTCCCATACAG GAATCACATTGTTCTTCAAGAAAATGCTCAACACGTCAGCCGCTTCATTGCTCTGGCGGCCGTCAACAACCCCGCCAAGAAGAAG TATCTGTACGCCTTCAACATAATCCCCATGAAGACCATGGACCCCGCAGAGCTTGTGAAGCAACCGCAAGACGTCACAGAAAACCCGTACAGATGCCCCACGAAAGACAAGATGGACACACAAAAGACGGCCTTCAgcgccacagaggaggag GAGCCAGCCAATCAGTACTTCTTCGACCTGAGCAAGAAGCAGGGTGGAGGCTTTCGGGGCCACGGCAGGAAGAGGCACTCTGATGGAGATGGGCGAGGGCGAGACCAGCAGCATCATCAGGGGCAGCCCAAGCAGCCCCGCCGGCACC cTCAGCCCTCGGGTCCATGCTGGTTCTGTCTGGCCAGCCCTCAGGTGGAGAAGCACCTCGTCATCAGCATAGGAACACAC TGTTACCTCGCGCTGGCCAAAGGCGGTTTGACTCCTCGCCATGTGCTGATCCTCCCCATCGGACACTACCAGTCGGTGGTGGACTTGAGCtcggaggtggtggaggagatGGAGAAGTACAAGTCAGCCCTGAGGAAGTTCTACAAGAGCAAAGGAGAGCGCTGTGTGCTGTTTGAGAGGAACTACAGGAGCCAgcatctgcagctgcag GTTGTGCCGGTGCCGTTGAACCGCTGTGCCACAGAGGACATCAAGGAGGCGTTCATGGTCCAGGCTCAGGAGCAACAGATGGAGATGATGGAGATTCCTGAACACACTGACCTCAAGCAG ATTGCTCCTCCAGGGACTCCATATTTCTATGTAGAGTTGGACTCGGGGGAGAAGCTCTTCTACCGcattcaaaaacattttcctcTGCAGTTTGGAAG GGAGGTTCTGGCCAGTGAGGCGGTGCTAAACATCCCGACTCGAGCCGACTGGAAAGAGTGTaaacaaagcaaagaggaggaggaggagagctgcAAACAGCTGAGAGATGACTTCCAGCCATATGACTTCACCTGGGATGAataa
- the cwf19l1 gene encoding CWF19-like protein 1 isoform X1 has translation MAPSFLRTSHWLRLPNRRLACGDVEGRLNALFNRVQAIQKKTGQFDLLLCVGEFFGTTPEAEAEWQLYKTGAKKAPIHTYILGAASQETVKNFPNADGCELAENITYLGRRGVFTGVSGLQIAYVSGQEARQEPAPAHCFTSKDLVALMTPLTSSSKFKGVDILLTSQWPRGVWHYANNPEVNTKLCGSNSIASLADKLKPRYHFAALEGAHYERLPYRNHIVLQENAQHVSRFIALAAVNNPAKKKYLYAFNIIPMKTMDPAELVKQPQDVTENPYRCPTKDKMDTQKTAFSATEEEEPANQYFFDLSKKQGGGFRGHGRKRHSDGDGRGRDQQHHQGQPKQPRRHPQPSGPCWFCLASPQVEKHLVISIGTHCYLALAKGGLTPRHVLILPIGHYQSVVDLSSEVVEEMEKYKSALRKFYKSKGERCVLFERNYRSQHLQLQVVPVPLNRCATEDIKEAFMVQAQEQQMEMMEIPEHTDLKQIAPPGTPYFYVELDSGEKLFYRIQKHFPLQFGREVLASEAVLNIPTRADWKECKQSKEEEEESCKQLRDDFQPYDFTWDE, from the exons ATGGCTCCGAGTTTTCTCCGCACCTCTCACTGGCTTCGACTACCAAACAGACG TTTGGCGTGTGGGGACGTTGAAGGCCGTCTGAACGCTTTGTTCAACCGAGTCCAGGCCATCCAGAAGAAGACTGGGCAGTTTGAT TTGCTGCTGTGTGTTGGAGAGTTTTTTGGAACGACGCCGGAAGCTGAAGCCGAGTGGCAGCTGTACAAAACCGGAGCCAAGAAAG CTCCCATCCACACTTACATCCTCGGAGCAGCAAGCCAGGAAACGGTAAAGAATTTCCCAAACGCCGATGGCTGTGAGCTTGCTGAAAACATCACATATCTCG GCCGGCGTGGTGTGTTTACCGGCGTGTCGGGACTGCAGATCGCCTATGTCAGCGGTCAGGAAGCCCGGCAGGAACCAGCGCCGGCTCATTGCTTCACCTCCAAAGATCTGGTGGCCCTCATGACTCCTCTGACCAGCAGCTCGAAATTTAAAGGTGTTGACATCCTGCTGACATCGCAGTGGCCCCGAGGAGTGTGGCACTACGCAAACAACCCG GAAGTGAACACAAAACTTTGTGGAAGCAACTCGATAGCCAGCCTCGCAGACAAACTGAAACCACGATACCACTTTGCAGCACTAGAGGGCGCTCACTATGAAAGACTCCCATACAG GAATCACATTGTTCTTCAAGAAAATGCTCAACACGTCAGCCGCTTCATTGCTCTGGCGGCCGTCAACAACCCCGCCAAGAAGAAG TATCTGTACGCCTTCAACATAATCCCCATGAAGACCATGGACCCCGCAGAGCTTGTGAAGCAACCGCAAGACGTCACAGAAAACCCGTACAGATGCCCCACGAAAGACAAGATGGACACACAAAAGACGGCCTTCAgcgccacagaggaggag GAGCCAGCCAATCAGTACTTCTTCGACCTGAGCAAGAAGCAGGGTGGAGGCTTTCGGGGCCACGGCAGGAAGAGGCACTCTGATGGAGATGGGCGAGGGCGAGACCAGCAGCATCATCAGGGGCAGCCCAAGCAGCCCCGCCGGCACC cTCAGCCCTCGGGTCCATGCTGGTTCTGTCTGGCCAGCCCTCAGGTGGAGAAGCACCTCGTCATCAGCATAGGAACACAC TGTTACCTCGCGCTGGCCAAAGGCGGTTTGACTCCTCGCCATGTGCTGATCCTCCCCATCGGACACTACCAGTCGGTGGTGGACTTGAGCtcggaggtggtggaggagatGGAGAAGTACAAGTCAGCCCTGAGGAAGTTCTACAAGAGCAAAGGAGAGCGCTGTGTGCTGTTTGAGAGGAACTACAGGAGCCAgcatctgcagctgcag GTTGTGCCGGTGCCGTTGAACCGCTGTGCCACAGAGGACATCAAGGAGGCGTTCATGGTCCAGGCTCAGGAGCAACAGATGGAGATGATGGAGATTCCTGAACACACTGACCTCAAGCAG ATTGCTCCTCCAGGGACTCCATATTTCTATGTAGAGTTGGACTCGGGGGAGAAGCTCTTCTACCGcattcaaaaacattttcctcTGCAGTTTGGAAG GGAGGTTCTGGCCAGTGAGGCGGTGCTAAACATCCCGACTCGAGCCGACTGGAAAGAGTGTaaacaaagcaaagaggaggaggaggagagctgcAAACAGCTGAGAGATGACTTCCAGCCATATGACTTCACCTGGGATGAataa